The proteins below come from a single Papaver somniferum cultivar HN1 chromosome 11, ASM357369v1, whole genome shotgun sequence genomic window:
- the LOC113325260 gene encoding pentatricopeptide repeat-containing protein At5g12100, mitochondrial-like: MAKQVFRLPRIHSANALQKPNNHYPVPPPPCSRFLSSSSSSSSSLSSSSSDNQKRGEPKRSLGASLQNLILNKNYKETLDLFSKILDSGTVTPDRYAYNKAVQSAVKLRDLQKAIEFMEMTSKWTPDSFTYNVVIGGLCREKRMEDAGNMFVKMLNKRIKPNKITYNTLIDGYCKAGDLDKAFEIREKMKCAGFVPDLRTFNTLLSGLCRVNRIKEVLELLNELKMHGFVPDGFTNSSLIEAFSRLGDSDGLLAVSEAMLSEGVQVNAYTCCPLLKGICKEGKMMEAEEILNKLIGKGFVPTRVVYNTIVDGYCRVGDIKKALSTIAHMESVGSNPDCVTFNSVLNRFCEMKQMKEAEELVKEMEGRRILLSVESYNTLIGGYGRNEQFERCFEILEEMEEKGLKPNEVSYGSLINWFCKKGKLIEAELLLSDVASRRIPRVQMYNMIIDGYCKANNLVDAFRLFNEMETDEVFPTLVTYNSLINGLCKVGNVSGAEQLVYSIESKGFSPDVITYNSLLHGYCQVGNAQKGFELYQKMKNRSIKPTLITYHTLITGFGKEGNVQEVEKLYKEMLEKNLHKPSVYIPFE; this comes from the coding sequence ATGGCGAAGCAAGTTTTTCGTCTTCCTCGCATACATTCAGCCAATGCACTCCAAAAACCTAACAATCATTATCCAGTCCCTCCTCCACCATGTAGTAGAtttctgtcttcttcttcttcttcttcttcttctttatcatcatcatcatctgataATCAAAAGCGTGGTGAACCAAAAAGATCTCTTGGAGCTTCATTACAAAACCTGATTTTaaacaaaaattataaagaaaCCCTTGATTTATTTTCGAAAATTCTTGATTCTGGAACCGTTACTCCTGATAGATATGCTTATAATAAAGCAGTTCAATCAGCTGTAAAGTTAAGGGATTTACAAAAAGCTATTGAATTCATGGAAATGACGAGTAAATGGACACCGGATTCGTTTACATATAACGTTGTTATTGGTGGTTTGTGTAGAGAGAAAAGAATGGAAGATGCTGGTAACATGTTTGTTAAAATGCTTAACAAGAGAATTAAACCGAATAAGATTACGTATAATACGCTTATTGATGGGTACTGTAAGGCGGGGGATTTAGATAAAGCTTTTGAGATTAGGGAGAAAATGAAATGTGCAGGGTTTGTTCCTGATTTACGTACGTTTAATACTTTGTTAAGTGGGCTTTGTAGAGTGAATCGGATTAAAGAAGTTCTTGAATTGTTAAATGAATTGAAAATGCATGGATTTGTTCCTGATGGATTTACTAATAGTTCTCTTATTGAGGCGTTTTCGAGGCTTGGTGACTCTGATGGTTTATTGGCAGTTTCTGAAGCTATGCTAAGTGAAGGAGTACAGGTTAATGCGTATACATGTTGCCCTTTGCTGAAGGGGATTTGCAAGGAAGGAAAAATGATGGAGGCTGAGGAAATTTTGAACAAGTTAATCGGTAAAGGATTTGTTCCAACAAGGGTTGTTTATAATACGATTGTGGATGGATATTGTCGGGTTGGTGATATTAAAAAAGCTCTTTCTACAATTGCGCACATGGAATCGGTCGGATCGAATCCAGATTGCGTTACTTTCAATTCTGTCCTTAACAGATTCTGTGAGATGAAGCAGATGAAAGAAGCAGAAGAGTTGGTCAAGGAGATGGAGGGGAGGCGAATTTTACTAAGTGTCGAGAGTTATAATACCTTAATCGGTGGTTACGGAAGGAATGAACAATTTGAGAGGTGTTTTGAGATTCTTGAGGAAATGGAAGAGAAAGGGCTCAAACCCAATGAAGTGAGTTATGGTTCTCTCATAAATTGGTTCTGCAAAAAGGGTAAGCTTATTGAAGCTGAACTTCTTTTAAGTGATGTGGCAAGTCGAAGAATTCCTCGTGTGCAGATGTATAACATGATTATTGATGGTTACTGTAAGGCAAACAATTTAGTAGATGCTTTTCGGTTGTTTAACGAGATggagactgatgaggtctttccTACCCTTGTAACATACAATTCTTTGATAAATGGGCTCTGCAAAGTGGGAAATGTATCAGGGGCCGAACAATTGGTTTACTCAATTGAAAGTAAAGGTTTTTCACCTGATGTGATAACATACAACTCCTTGTTACATGGGTATTGTCAAGTTGGAAATGCTCAAAAAGGTTTTGAGCTATatcagaagatgaagaacaggtcTATAAAACCTACCTTAATTACTTACCATACTCTTATTACCGGGTTCGGCAAGGAAGGCAATGTCCAAGAAGTAGAGA